One Theropithecus gelada isolate Dixy chromosome 3, Tgel_1.0, whole genome shotgun sequence genomic window carries:
- the LOC112621107 gene encoding alpha-enolase-like isoform X1: MSILKVHAREIFDSHGNPTVEVDLFTSKGVFRAAVPSGASTGIYEALELRDNDKTRYMGKSVSKAVEHINKTIAPALVSKKLNVTEQEKIDKLMIEMDGTENKSKFGANTILGVSLAICKAGAVEKGVPLYRHIADLTGNSEVILPVPAFNVINGGSHAGNKLAMQEFMILPVGAANFREAMHIGAEVYHNLKNVIKEKYGKDATNVGDEGGFAPNILENKEGLELLKTAIGKAGYTDKVVIGMDVAASEFFRSGKYDLDFKSPDDPSRYISPDQLADLYKSFIKDYPVVSIEDPFDQDDWGAWQKFMASAGIQVVRDDLTVTNPKRTAKAVNEKSCNCLLLKVHQIGSVTESLQVCKLAQANGWGIMVSHRSGETEDTFIADLVVGLCTGQIKTGAPCRSEHLAKYNQLLRIEEELGSKAKTPPLVSAGAARGPDQRLQGSLLVSAPHPPPWSPCRFLRTSTEPSYPEPCLAALALPSCNWPKSLFFSPYFPPSVWSHVSLVSSPGWPQARCPVVLCLK, from the exons ATGTCTATTCTCAAGGTCCATGCCAGGGAGATCTTTGACTCTCATGGGAATCCCACTGTTGAGGTTGATCTCTTCACCTCAAAAGGTGTCTTCAGAGCTGCTGTGCCCAGTGGTGCTTCAACTGGTATCTATGAGGCCCTAGAGCTCCGGGACAATGATAAGACTCGCTATATGGGGAAGAGTGTCTCAAAGGCTGTTGAGCACATCAATAAAACTATTGCGCCTGCCCTGGTTAGCAAGAAACTGAACGTCACAGAACAAGAGAAGATTGACAAACTGATGATCGAGATGGatggaacagaaaataaatctaaatttgGTGCGAACACCATTCTGGGGGTGTCCCTCGCCATCTGCAAAGCTGGTGCTGTTGAGAAGGGGGTACCCCTGTACCGCCACATCGCTGACTTGACTGGCAACTCTGAAGTCATCCTGCCAGTCCCAGCTTTCAATGTGATCAATGGCGGTTCTCATGCCGGCAACAAGCTGGCCATGCAGGAGTTCATGATCCTCCCAGTCGGTGCAGCAAACTTCAGGGAAGCCATGCACATTGGAGCAGAGGTTTACCACAACCTGAAGAATGTCATCAAGGAGAAATACGGGAAAGATGCCACCAATGTGGGGGATGAAGGCGGGTTTGCTCCCAACATCCTGGAGAATAAAGAAGGCCTGGAGCTGCTGAAGACTGCTATTGGGAAAGCTGGCTACACTGATAAGGTGGTCATTGGCATGGACGTAGCAGCCTCCGAGTTCTTCAGGTCTGGGAAGTATGACCTGGACTTCAAGTCTCCCGATGACCCCAGCAGGTACATCTCACCTGATCAGCTGGCTGACCTGTACAAGTCTTTCATCAAGGACTACCCAGTGGTGTCTATCGAAGATCCCTTTGACCAGGATGACTGGGGAGCTTGGCAGAAGTTCATGGCCAGTGCAGGAATCCAGGTAGTCAGGGATGATCTCACAGTAACCAACCCAAAGAGGACTGCCAAGGCCGTGAACGAGAAGTCCTGCAACTGCCTCCTGCTCAAAGTCCACCAGATTGGCTCCGTGACCGAGTCCCTTCAGGTGTGCAAATTGGCCCAGGCCAATGGTTGGGGCATCATGGTGTCTCATCGTTCTGGGGAGACTGAAGATACCTTCATCGCTGACCTGGTTGTGGGGCTGTGCACTGGGCAGATCAAGACTGGTGCCCCTTGCCGATCTGAGCACTTGGCCAAGTACAACCAGCTCCTCAGAATTGAAGAGGAGCTGGGCAGCAAGGCTAA AACCCCTCCCCTTGTGTCAGCTGGGGCAGCTCGAGGCCCCGACCAACGCTTGCAGGGGTCCCTGCTAGTTAGCGCCCCTCACCCACCGCCGTGGAGTCCGTGCCGCTTCCTTAGAACTTCTACAGAACCAAGCTACCCGGAGCCCTGTTTGGCAGCTCTAGCTTTGCCGTCGTGTAATTGGCCCAAATCACTGTTTTTCTCGCCTTACTTTCCACCAAGTGTCTGGAGTCATGTGAGCCTCGTGTCATCTCCGGGGTGGCCACAGGCAAGATGCCCGGTGGTTTTGTGCTTAAAATAA
- the LOC112621107 gene encoding alpha-enolase-like isoform X2 — MSILKVHAREIFDSHGNPTVEVDLFTSKGVFRAAVPSGASTGIYEALELRDNDKTRYMGKKNKSKFGANTILGVSLAICKAGAVEKGVPLYRHIADLTGNSEVILPVPAFNVINGGSHAGNKLAMQEFMILPVGAANFREAMHIGAEVYHNLKNVIKEKYGKDATNVGDEGGFAPNILENKEGLELLKTAIGKAGYTDKVVIGMDVAASEFFRSGKYDLDFKSPDDPSRYISPDQLADLYKSFIKDYPVVSIEDPFDQDDWGAWQKFMASAGIQVVRDDLTVTNPKRTAKAVNEKSCNCLLLKVHQIGSVTESLQVCKLAQANGWGIMVSHRSGETEDTFIADLVVGLCTGQIKTGAPCRSEHLAKYNQLLRIEEELGSKAKLAGRNFRNPLAK, encoded by the exons ATGTCTATTCTCAAGGTCCATGCCAGGGAGATCTTTGACTCTCATGGGAATCCCACTGTTGAGGTTGATCTCTTCACCTCAAAAGGTGTCTTCAGAGCTGCTGTGCCCAGTGGTGCTTCAACTGGTATCTATGAGGCCCTAGAGCTCCGGGACAATGATAAGACTCGCTATATGGGGAAGA aaaataaatctaaatttgGTGCGAACACCATTCTGGGGGTGTCCCTCGCCATCTGCAAAGCTGGTGCTGTTGAGAAGGGGGTACCCCTGTACCGCCACATCGCTGACTTGACTGGCAACTCTGAAGTCATCCTGCCAGTCCCAGCTTTCAATGTGATCAATGGCGGTTCTCATGCCGGCAACAAGCTGGCCATGCAGGAGTTCATGATCCTCCCAGTCGGTGCAGCAAACTTCAGGGAAGCCATGCACATTGGAGCAGAGGTTTACCACAACCTGAAGAATGTCATCAAGGAGAAATACGGGAAAGATGCCACCAATGTGGGGGATGAAGGCGGGTTTGCTCCCAACATCCTGGAGAATAAAGAAGGCCTGGAGCTGCTGAAGACTGCTATTGGGAAAGCTGGCTACACTGATAAGGTGGTCATTGGCATGGACGTAGCAGCCTCCGAGTTCTTCAGGTCTGGGAAGTATGACCTGGACTTCAAGTCTCCCGATGACCCCAGCAGGTACATCTCACCTGATCAGCTGGCTGACCTGTACAAGTCTTTCATCAAGGACTACCCAGTGGTGTCTATCGAAGATCCCTTTGACCAGGATGACTGGGGAGCTTGGCAGAAGTTCATGGCCAGTGCAGGAATCCAGGTAGTCAGGGATGATCTCACAGTAACCAACCCAAAGAGGACTGCCAAGGCCGTGAACGAGAAGTCCTGCAACTGCCTCCTGCTCAAAGTCCACCAGATTGGCTCCGTGACCGAGTCCCTTCAGGTGTGCAAATTGGCCCAGGCCAATGGTTGGGGCATCATGGTGTCTCATCGTTCTGGGGAGACTGAAGATACCTTCATCGCTGACCTGGTTGTGGGGCTGTGCACTGGGCAGATCAAGACTGGTGCCCCTTGCCGATCTGAGCACTTGGCCAAGTACAACCAGCTCCTCAGAATTGAAGAGGAGCTGGGCAGCAAGGCTAAGTTGGCCGGCAGGAACTTCAGAAACCCCCTGGCCAAGTAA